One Paraburkholderia agricolaris DNA segment encodes these proteins:
- a CDS encoding LysE family translocator, translated as MSLTAWLFFLPACFAINLAPGPNNLLSINVAARHGFMTAFVGGTGRLVAFALMLVLAATGLAVVLHASEWFFLALKLAGAAYLIWLAIQLWRSDAPSIDTMQQDDASLWRIARQECLVAAGNPKAILVFTAFLPQFVDIAKPMLPQFAVLGASFLVLECVAIALYSWAGMHLGKWLVRAKVRRWFNRCCGAFLGAIGVSFLLVRRG; from the coding sequence ATGTCCCTCACCGCCTGGCTGTTCTTCCTGCCCGCCTGCTTCGCGATCAACCTCGCGCCCGGCCCAAACAACCTTCTGTCGATCAACGTCGCCGCGCGTCACGGCTTCATGACGGCCTTCGTTGGCGGCACCGGCCGGCTTGTCGCGTTCGCGTTGATGCTGGTGTTGGCTGCAACCGGCCTCGCCGTTGTGTTGCATGCATCCGAGTGGTTCTTTCTTGCGCTCAAACTGGCGGGCGCCGCCTATCTGATCTGGCTGGCAATCCAGTTGTGGCGCAGCGACGCCCCCTCTATCGACACGATGCAGCAGGACGACGCGTCGCTCTGGCGGATCGCGCGGCAGGAATGTCTGGTGGCTGCCGGAAATCCGAAGGCGATTCTGGTTTTCACTGCGTTCCTGCCACAGTTCGTCGATATCGCCAAGCCAATGCTGCCGCAATTCGCGGTGCTCGGTGCGAGCTTTCTGGTGCTTGAATGCGTGGCGATCGCGCTTTACTCGTGGGCCGGCATGCACCTTGGCAAGTGGCTGGTTCGCGCGAAGGTCCGGCGCTGGTTCAATCGCTGCTGCGGCGCGTTTCTTGGGGCGATTGGGGTGAGTTTTTTGCTGGTTAGGAGGGGGTGA
- a CDS encoding WzyE family oligosaccharide polymerase translates to MVIFLFFVSTLFLIHFVKAWRGYPGFTFFGIVALYVICISWVPYYVLCNYFLQVGWDYPLSGLEFFCIVATFVVSVQIAMVAKRLFYWRPLMQRVDLLSRFANSLKGRVYFWSGAVVVASCIGGLAMTKGITLSVGNYGTRFESNTDTGGFTILSYTAVSISVLWFLKRPTWQRMIVSVGAMFAYGIFLFMTLGGARNYLVAAVLPALLIAYALKIVREKQLVIFFLAGVGAITALAMVRYGNAFGAGSARLIATYTRDTVFPVESLSRIFNNDQIRFVGFEYFFNQAYAAIPRMFWSGKPIYLDTIAYYFTEQIYGYGKGLVIAPTGIGSLYLMGGWLFVFLGVPLLISSFVLIDRAMFNGKSIFFICLWPSIFFSFFCFRESIELGLYKIIVHAVGTGLIYGLAMAIFIVLPKSRSHQRA, encoded by the coding sequence ATGGTTATCTTCCTTTTTTTCGTTTCTACGCTGTTCCTTATTCACTTTGTGAAGGCCTGGCGAGGCTATCCGGGCTTTACGTTCTTTGGCATAGTCGCGCTTTATGTGATCTGTATTTCGTGGGTTCCGTACTACGTGCTTTGCAATTATTTTTTGCAAGTTGGGTGGGATTATCCGTTAAGTGGGCTCGAGTTTTTTTGTATCGTAGCGACCTTTGTTGTCAGTGTGCAGATTGCAATGGTTGCGAAGCGTTTGTTTTATTGGCGTCCTCTGATGCAGCGGGTTGATCTATTGTCGCGATTTGCCAATTCGCTCAAAGGCCGTGTGTACTTCTGGTCGGGAGCGGTTGTTGTTGCAAGTTGCATTGGTGGGTTGGCCATGACCAAAGGAATAACGCTGTCCGTAGGTAACTATGGCACTCGCTTCGAATCAAACACCGACACTGGCGGATTTACCATCCTCTCGTATACTGCCGTTTCGATCTCAGTTCTGTGGTTTTTAAAAAGACCGACGTGGCAACGGATGATTGTTTCAGTGGGGGCGATGTTCGCATATGGAATATTTTTGTTCATGACCCTGGGTGGGGCGAGAAATTATCTGGTTGCGGCGGTTCTGCCGGCTTTGTTGATTGCCTATGCTTTAAAAATTGTTAGAGAGAAGCAGCTCGTTATATTTTTTCTTGCAGGTGTTGGGGCAATTACGGCGCTCGCCATGGTGCGGTACGGAAACGCGTTTGGTGCCGGATCCGCGAGATTAATAGCAACGTATACGCGAGACACAGTATTCCCGGTGGAGTCGCTCTCGCGGATTTTTAATAACGATCAAATTCGCTTCGTCGGTTTCGAATATTTTTTCAATCAGGCATATGCTGCAATACCGCGTATGTTCTGGTCCGGCAAGCCTATCTATCTCGATACGATTGCTTATTATTTTACAGAGCAAATTTATGGCTACGGTAAAGGTCTCGTTATTGCGCCGACGGGCATTGGTTCGCTTTATTTGATGGGCGGGTGGTTGTTCGTTTTCCTTGGCGTGCCGCTGCTGATAAGTTCGTTTGTATTGATTGATCGCGCAATGTTCAACGGGAAGTCGATATTTTTTATTTGTCTATGGCCATCAATATTCTTTTCATTTTTCTGTTTCCGTGAGTCCATTGAGCTCGGGCTTTACAAGATCATCGTGCACGCAGTCGGGACCGGGCTTATCTATGGCCTGGCAATGGCGATCTTTATTGTGTTGCCCAAGTCTCGTTCCCATCAACGCGCTTAA
- a CDS encoding WecB/TagA/CpsF family glycosyltransferase: MKRIEVLGCPLDVASMDETVSFISERVSRREFTQHVVVNVAKLVNMRTDPQLAASVHCCDVINIDGMGVVWGARVLGHDVPERVTGVDLFDRLLGEAALKGFPVYFLGATVDVVQAVATRSVMQYPRLIVAGHHHGYFWGDEEAIVKRIQASGARMLFVAITSPKKEKFINQWKAALGVDFVMGVGGTFDVVAGKVKRAPSWMQRAGLEWLFRLLQEPRRMFARYLVTNSKFALMLGEAWVRRQVR, translated from the coding sequence ATGAAGCGTATCGAAGTACTTGGCTGTCCACTGGACGTCGCGTCGATGGATGAAACGGTCAGTTTTATCTCAGAACGAGTAAGCAGAAGAGAGTTTACCCAGCACGTTGTAGTTAACGTTGCCAAGCTCGTCAATATGAGAACCGATCCGCAGTTGGCAGCGTCCGTGCATTGTTGCGACGTCATCAATATCGACGGGATGGGCGTCGTTTGGGGTGCTCGCGTGCTCGGTCATGACGTGCCGGAGCGTGTGACGGGCGTCGACCTGTTCGACCGTCTGTTGGGCGAAGCTGCCTTGAAGGGTTTTCCTGTCTATTTCCTCGGCGCGACGGTCGATGTGGTTCAAGCCGTGGCAACCAGGTCAGTTATGCAGTATCCCCGACTGATCGTAGCCGGGCACCATCACGGGTATTTTTGGGGTGACGAAGAAGCGATCGTGAAACGAATTCAGGCATCCGGGGCGCGGATGCTGTTCGTGGCGATCACTTCGCCGAAGAAAGAGAAGTTTATCAACCAATGGAAAGCAGCCTTGGGCGTCGATTTCGTCATGGGTGTTGGCGGTACGTTCGATGTGGTTGCAGGTAAGGTAAAGCGAGCCCCATCGTGGATGCAGAGAGCAGGGCTTGAATGGCTCTTTCGCTTGCTGCAGGAACCGCGGCGAATGTTCGCGCGTTACCTCGTCACCAATAGCAAGTTCGCGCTAATGTTGGGTGAGGCCTGGGTGCGCAGGCAAGTGCGATAG
- a CDS encoding heparin lyase I family protein, whose product MKWNDPAMGVLASTYDSLYTIDWRGGLDSTLSLQQANVGDISVVNAPSMSGHKALRVSISKSEDFSHVANGLPRAELVFPAPVRFTQGRDYLVRWSTYIPQEYRFDSSEIIAQIHQGPASGSPPIMLTITGGDYTFSERGSSESGQGTTFRICCAAMDQGKWIHWALRYVPDAEGTHASTQFWKDGTSVYASRGTPNAYPRDNASFLKMGLYIPGGWKQADPGPIVLFYGPVSVGRR is encoded by the coding sequence GTGAAATGGAACGACCCGGCTATGGGGGTTCTTGCAAGCACATACGATTCGCTCTACACGATCGACTGGCGAGGCGGCCTTGACTCAACGTTGAGCCTCCAACAGGCCAATGTGGGTGACATCTCAGTCGTCAACGCCCCCTCTATGAGCGGACATAAAGCGCTGCGCGTCAGCATTTCAAAAAGTGAGGATTTCTCTCACGTTGCCAACGGCCTGCCTCGGGCTGAGTTGGTATTTCCCGCGCCCGTCAGATTTACGCAGGGGCGCGACTACCTCGTGAGATGGAGCACCTACATCCCACAGGAATACCGGTTCGATTCGAGCGAGATTATCGCGCAGATACACCAGGGTCCCGCTAGTGGCTCGCCACCCATCATGCTGACTATTACCGGTGGGGACTACACCTTTTCCGAGCGTGGCAGCAGCGAGTCGGGGCAAGGAACAACATTTCGCATCTGCTGCGCAGCGATGGATCAAGGCAAATGGATTCACTGGGCATTACGCTACGTTCCCGATGCCGAAGGCACACACGCTTCTACCCAGTTCTGGAAAGACGGCACCTCGGTCTATGCATCGCGGGGAACACCAAACGCTTATCCCCGCGACAACGCCTCATTTCTGAAGATGGGCCTTTACATTCCCGGTGGATGGAAGCAGGCGGACCCTGGCCCCATCGTTCTGTTCTACGGACCCGTTTCAGTGGGGCGGCGTTAA
- a CDS encoding glycosyltransferase family 4 protein: MDTNGERDRTGAPESIRILHVGPGWGQRGGIASVLSELVTLKDQFRNDHVSISLFETHGFQSVRHALSFLIADVPHFVLTLIRGVDIVHFHVSVRGSFYRKLMLFTLAKLSGRKTIFHLHAGNFERFESNAGKMSKRAIGWFIRRSNATVAVSRSIADELRRLGAKPSTLHVIGNTACLAEQASQKSVEPGTADDSVPYVAFAGRLTEAKGLAELLKAIALLGDDGLTVALKLAGGGDIERWKQLAIDYGIDDRVSFVGWLDGDEKLAFYRNARVFCMPSYYESFGISTLEAMFAGIPVVGTRLGGFLDLVEEGETGFLVKANDPEALAARIRLLMVDDSLARAMGTAARRRAIRCFSMEHTLRRYVNCYREISQ, from the coding sequence ATGGACACAAACGGCGAGCGTGACCGTACAGGAGCGCCGGAATCGATTCGAATCCTTCATGTCGGCCCTGGATGGGGGCAGCGAGGTGGGATCGCATCGGTTTTGAGCGAACTCGTGACGCTGAAGGATCAGTTCAGGAACGATCATGTATCGATTTCGTTGTTCGAAACGCATGGTTTTCAAAGTGTGCGGCATGCACTCAGCTTTCTGATTGCGGACGTGCCGCATTTCGTTCTGACGTTGATCCGTGGTGTGGATATCGTGCATTTTCATGTTTCTGTACGCGGTTCTTTTTATCGCAAGTTGATGCTATTCACGTTGGCGAAGCTGAGTGGCAGAAAGACCATATTCCATCTGCACGCCGGCAATTTCGAGCGTTTTGAGTCGAACGCGGGAAAAATGAGCAAGCGTGCGATCGGTTGGTTCATACGTAGATCGAATGCGACGGTTGCGGTGTCGAGATCCATTGCCGATGAATTGCGGCGCCTCGGTGCGAAGCCGTCGACGCTTCATGTGATTGGAAACACGGCTTGTCTTGCCGAGCAAGCTTCGCAGAAATCTGTGGAACCCGGAACTGCTGATGATTCGGTGCCGTATGTTGCGTTTGCAGGTCGCCTGACGGAAGCGAAGGGACTCGCAGAACTTCTGAAAGCGATTGCCTTGCTGGGAGACGACGGCCTGACCGTAGCCTTGAAGCTTGCTGGCGGTGGCGATATTGAGCGTTGGAAACAGCTCGCTATTGACTATGGAATCGACGATCGTGTGAGCTTCGTTGGATGGCTTGACGGTGATGAGAAGCTTGCGTTCTATCGGAATGCTCGTGTGTTCTGCATGCCGAGTTACTACGAATCGTTTGGGATATCGACGCTCGAGGCGATGTTTGCGGGGATACCGGTTGTCGGCACGCGACTCGGCGGATTTCTCGATCTTGTCGAGGAGGGGGAGACGGGATTTCTGGTGAAGGCAAATGATCCGGAAGCACTGGCCGCCCGTATTCGACTTCTCATGGTTGACGACTCGCTGGCACGGGCTATGGGCACGGCGGCGCGACGACGTGCAATTCGGTGCTTTTCAATGGAACACACGCTGCGTCGATATGTGAATTGTTACCGTGAAATTAGCCAATAG
- a CDS encoding flippase: MSKVCDPVEIRNTASGGGRPKSKVGRNVFIMVVTFVGNYLASFATFPYLTRVLGPTHFGVLAYAMAIAAYGTLFTEWGFNLSAPKAVVDYQDEPRALNELIWSIAGAKTGLCVLSFLALLMLLRFDGHLASSRTVVLLSWLGVVANVFTLYWLFQGLERFYLIATMVFANRLATLPLTFWLVHGPDDVAVAATIQAAGPAVGAFRSIGIAWWLGLLRAPDVSWRSIGQRLKHGTDMFVATASVTLFGAANAVILASLAGPYQVGLYAAADKIRTVGNLVPAQISAVLYPRISRLFNQQPRVAARLTVVGAVATVVTSLASVLFFWLFAGPVTKLILGNAFHGASAVLLVLSVSTLFGNLAYFLGLQVLVPFGQSRKRSFVMLAAGCLNIALAISFIPRMGAQGAAMSFLIAEAVILVLYVVSIAREPRLRMYFALLARHA; this comes from the coding sequence ATGAGCAAGGTTTGCGATCCGGTTGAGATCCGTAACACCGCTTCGGGAGGTGGCCGGCCGAAATCAAAGGTTGGCCGGAATGTGTTCATCATGGTTGTGACGTTCGTCGGAAACTACCTCGCCTCATTCGCCACCTTCCCTTATCTGACGCGTGTATTGGGCCCAACGCACTTCGGCGTGCTCGCTTATGCAATGGCAATCGCCGCCTATGGAACCTTGTTCACCGAATGGGGTTTCAATCTCAGCGCGCCTAAAGCAGTGGTCGATTACCAGGACGAACCGCGTGCGCTCAATGAGCTGATCTGGTCTATTGCCGGCGCGAAGACTGGCCTCTGCGTGCTGTCTTTCCTGGCCTTGTTGATGCTGTTGCGGTTCGACGGACATCTCGCATCGTCCAGAACGGTAGTGCTGCTCTCGTGGCTCGGTGTCGTCGCTAATGTATTCACACTCTATTGGCTATTTCAAGGATTGGAGCGCTTTTATCTGATCGCCACAATGGTATTTGCGAACCGTCTGGCGACGTTGCCGTTAACGTTCTGGCTGGTGCATGGCCCCGACGATGTCGCGGTAGCCGCAACGATTCAGGCCGCCGGTCCCGCCGTGGGTGCATTTCGGTCGATCGGGATCGCGTGGTGGTTGGGGTTGTTGCGGGCACCGGATGTCTCATGGCGCTCGATCGGACAACGTCTGAAACACGGCACGGATATGTTCGTTGCCACCGCTTCGGTGACGCTGTTCGGCGCGGCCAATGCAGTTATTCTTGCATCGCTTGCCGGCCCGTATCAGGTCGGTCTCTATGCGGCTGCCGACAAGATCAGAACCGTGGGCAATCTGGTTCCTGCACAGATCAGCGCCGTCCTGTACCCGCGTATTTCCCGCCTCTTTAACCAGCAGCCGCGGGTTGCCGCAAGGCTGACGGTAGTGGGGGCGGTTGCCACGGTAGTGACGTCGCTTGCGAGCGTACTGTTTTTTTGGCTGTTTGCCGGACCTGTCACAAAGTTGATTCTCGGCAATGCGTTTCACGGCGCATCGGCAGTGTTGCTTGTGCTGAGTGTGTCGACGCTGTTCGGTAATCTCGCGTACTTCCTCGGGCTCCAGGTGCTGGTGCCATTCGGCCAGAGTCGCAAACGCTCGTTCGTCATGTTGGCCGCTGGCTGTTTGAATATTGCGCTGGCAATCAGTTTCATACCGCGAATGGGAGCACAAGGCGCTGCGATGTCATTTCTGATCGCAGAAGCAGTGATTCTGGTTTTGTACGTCGTTTCGATTGCTCGTGAGCCGCGCTTGCGGATGTATTTTGCGTTGCTGGCGAGGCACGCATGA
- the wecC gene encoding UDP-N-acetyl-D-mannosamine dehydrogenase, which produces MEFEIISVVGLGYIGLPTAAAFAARRKQVIGVDVNQHAVDTINKGAIHIVEPELDMLVHAAVTQGYLRATTVPEPADAFLIAVPTPFADGFRPDLSYIEAASRAVAPVLKKGDLVVLESTSPVGATEQMAAWMAEVRPDLSFPQQAGEDSDIRIAHCPERVLPGHVIRELVENDRVIGGMTPRCSELARELYQSFVRGECILTDARTAEMCKLTENSFRDVNIAFANELSVICDELDINVWQLIRLANRHPRVSILQPGPGVGGHCIAVDPWFIVDSAPEQARLIRTARTVNDDKPRYVIDRVERAAKRFRDPVIACLGLAFKANIDDLRESPALEIARALAERFAGQVVAVEPNIRKLPESLEGTVRLCELNEALAEADVVVILVDHAQFKRVDPVRLQAKVVIDTRGLLSHG; this is translated from the coding sequence ATGGAATTCGAAATTATCTCGGTAGTCGGACTTGGCTACATTGGCTTGCCGACTGCAGCGGCCTTTGCGGCGCGCCGAAAGCAGGTGATCGGCGTAGACGTCAATCAGCACGCGGTCGACACTATTAACAAGGGCGCGATTCACATTGTCGAACCGGAGCTCGACATGCTTGTTCACGCAGCCGTCACGCAAGGCTATCTGCGGGCGACGACCGTGCCGGAACCCGCTGACGCGTTCCTGATTGCCGTGCCCACACCGTTCGCGGACGGCTTCAGGCCGGACCTGAGCTATATCGAGGCGGCGAGCCGTGCTGTTGCTCCGGTGCTCAAGAAGGGCGATCTGGTCGTACTTGAGTCGACCTCCCCAGTTGGGGCGACCGAGCAGATGGCGGCGTGGATGGCGGAAGTCCGGCCTGATCTAAGCTTTCCACAGCAGGCGGGAGAAGACTCGGATATTCGTATCGCACACTGCCCTGAGCGCGTATTGCCTGGGCATGTGATTCGCGAACTAGTCGAGAACGACCGTGTGATCGGGGGGATGACGCCTCGATGCAGTGAACTGGCGCGTGAGCTGTATCAGAGCTTCGTGCGCGGTGAATGCATTCTGACGGATGCCCGTACTGCCGAGATGTGCAAACTTACCGAGAATTCGTTTCGCGACGTGAATATAGCGTTCGCAAATGAATTATCGGTGATTTGCGATGAACTCGATATCAACGTGTGGCAACTGATCCGGCTGGCAAATCGTCACCCCCGTGTGAGCATTCTTCAGCCCGGACCCGGTGTCGGCGGTCACTGCATTGCCGTCGATCCATGGTTCATCGTCGATTCCGCGCCCGAACAGGCTCGACTGATTCGAACGGCCAGGACGGTGAACGACGACAAACCACGCTATGTGATCGATCGGGTTGAGCGTGCGGCGAAGCGCTTCAGGGATCCTGTGATCGCTTGTCTTGGCCTGGCTTTCAAGGCGAACATCGATGATTTGCGGGAGAGCCCGGCCCTCGAGATCGCACGTGCGCTGGCAGAGCGTTTTGCCGGGCAGGTGGTAGCCGTCGAGCCGAATATCCGGAAACTGCCGGAGTCGCTTGAAGGCACGGTCCGGCTTTGCGAACTGAATGAGGCACTTGCGGAGGCGGATGTTGTCGTGATCCTGGTGGACCACGCCCAGTTCAAGCGGGTCGATCCGGTGCGGTTGCAGGCGAAGGTGGTGATCGATACGCGAGGGCTGTTGTCGCATGGTTAG
- the wecB gene encoding non-hydrolyzing UDP-N-acetylglucosamine 2-epimerase — protein MAVVMNNRILLTFGTRPEAIKMAPLVKRLKSTKGIDCFVCVTGQHREMLDQVLSLFQIRPHFDLNVMKRGQDLYDVTTSIMLGMRDVLADCRPDLVLVHGDTTTTMAASLASFYQRIPVGHVEAGLRTGNLLSPWPEEANRKLTGVLATTHFAPTQRARQNLLAENVPDEQIVVTGNTVIDALLHVRELLANDPQLRAAAELHLPKLAPNRRMVLVTGHRRESFGDGFERICSALAQLASAHPDVDIVYPMHLNPNVRGPVNRLLSNIPNVHLIEPLDYLPFVHLMDRAFLILTDSGGIQEEAPSLGKPVLVMRDTTERQEAVDAGVVALVGTDVQRIVEGVSQLLGDSGRYDAMSRGGNPYGDGKACERIACALTANPPASLLAA, from the coding sequence ATGGCGGTCGTCATGAATAACCGGATACTGCTTACCTTTGGAACTCGTCCAGAGGCCATAAAGATGGCGCCGCTTGTGAAGCGGCTCAAGAGTACGAAGGGGATTGACTGCTTCGTCTGCGTGACAGGCCAGCATCGGGAAATGCTTGATCAGGTGCTGTCGCTGTTCCAGATACGTCCTCATTTCGATCTGAACGTGATGAAGCGAGGCCAGGACCTCTATGACGTCACGACCTCGATCATGCTGGGCATGCGCGACGTGTTGGCCGACTGCAGGCCGGATCTCGTTCTCGTGCACGGAGATACCACCACGACAATGGCGGCCAGTCTGGCTTCGTTCTATCAGCGCATTCCAGTCGGGCATGTTGAAGCGGGTCTGCGCACCGGCAATCTTCTGTCGCCGTGGCCCGAAGAGGCGAACCGCAAACTGACCGGAGTGCTGGCGACAACCCATTTTGCGCCCACGCAACGTGCGCGCCAGAACCTGCTCGCTGAAAACGTGCCTGACGAGCAGATTGTGGTGACGGGCAATACGGTGATCGACGCACTGCTGCATGTGCGCGAGTTACTAGCGAACGATCCGCAGTTACGCGCCGCGGCAGAGCTGCACTTACCGAAACTCGCACCCAATCGGCGCATGGTTCTGGTTACGGGACACCGCCGGGAAAGTTTCGGCGACGGATTCGAACGCATCTGCTCGGCGCTGGCACAGTTGGCGAGTGCGCATCCGGACGTAGACATCGTGTACCCGATGCATCTCAACCCCAACGTGCGCGGGCCTGTGAACCGTCTTCTTTCGAACATCCCAAACGTTCATCTGATTGAACCGCTCGACTATCTGCCTTTTGTTCATCTGATGGATCGTGCATTTTTGATTCTGACTGATTCCGGTGGCATTCAGGAAGAGGCGCCATCGCTTGGCAAGCCGGTGCTTGTGATGCGCGATACGACTGAACGGCAGGAAGCGGTTGATGCGGGAGTAGTGGCACTTGTCGGAACCGATGTGCAGAGGATCGTTGAAGGTGTGTCGCAACTACTTGGCGACTCCGGGCGATATGACGCGATGAGCCGTGGCGGCAATCCATACGGCGATGGCAAGGCTTGTGAGCGTATCGCCTGCGCGCTTACGGCAAATCCTCCGGCGTCGCTCCTGGCGGCGTAA
- a CDS encoding polysaccharide biosynthesis tyrosine autokinase produces the protein MNLLKQSRAADTSADDEIDLSEIIAVVRENRFLIALVTAAMLALGAVYAFLGTPIYRADALVQVDDDSGAGSINDKLGDLASLFQNKATADAEIELIRSRMVASETVSSLHLDIDVKPRYFPVIGALVARRASEDSLADPLVGLRHFAWGGEKLDVTQFDVPHKQYEEDFTLIAEDNQRFELRDPDGKTVLHGRVGNRERGATQYGPVELTVARMVARAGTTFGITRSSTQLTIGDLQKALDIKEKVKQSGIISITLDGTDAVRTTATVNTVARIYVQRNVDRKSAQAEQMLSFLGEQLPQLRGDLDKAEQRYNAFRAQHGTVDLEAEGKLLLQSIVDTNAKLIELKQQRSLLVQRFTAVHPSVAAIDAQIGELQQQQNTFDRKVVAMPDIQQQALRLMRDVQVNTDLYTKLLDSTQQLRVLKAGQLGNVRAVDYAVVAEMPVKPRKALVIVLSTVFGLLLGCTIAFVRRVLNRGLESPAEIERAVDVPVYAIISRSERQLTLQQSPRRGVSGPRVLAAAFPEDIAVEGIRSLRTALQFGILKPDNNIVMLTGPRPGVGKSFLSVNLATVLAATGKRVLLVDADMRRGNVHTYFELPRKPGLSDVIGGIEPDKAIHRQVLPNLDVLMSGTVPSSPAELLMSERFAQVLAQFGKGYDVVIVDSPPVLAVTDPVLIGKHAGATLLVMRHGRHSAAELGETTRQLNSAGVTVNGILLTDVPQRASSYGAFSEYEAKKDES, from the coding sequence ATGAATCTGCTCAAACAAAGTCGAGCGGCCGATACATCTGCCGACGACGAAATCGACCTTTCCGAAATCATTGCCGTTGTCCGCGAGAACCGGTTTCTGATCGCGCTTGTTACCGCCGCGATGCTGGCTCTCGGCGCTGTATACGCATTTCTGGGAACACCCATCTATCGGGCCGACGCGCTGGTTCAGGTGGATGACGACTCTGGTGCTGGCAGCATCAATGACAAGCTCGGGGATCTAGCCTCGCTCTTCCAGAACAAAGCGACAGCAGACGCGGAGATCGAGCTGATCCGTTCACGCATGGTTGCCAGTGAGACTGTGAGCAGCCTGCACCTCGATATCGACGTGAAACCACGCTATTTTCCGGTGATTGGTGCACTAGTTGCACGGCGCGCGTCGGAAGACAGTCTCGCCGACCCGCTAGTCGGATTGCGCCACTTTGCGTGGGGCGGCGAAAAGCTGGATGTAACGCAATTCGATGTGCCGCATAAGCAGTATGAAGAAGATTTCACGCTTATCGCCGAAGACAACCAGCGCTTCGAGCTCCGTGATCCGGATGGCAAAACCGTGCTTCACGGGCGTGTGGGCAATCGTGAGCGTGGCGCGACTCAGTATGGACCCGTGGAGTTGACCGTGGCCAGGATGGTTGCCCGAGCCGGCACAACGTTCGGCATCACGCGGTCGTCGACGCAACTCACGATCGGAGATCTGCAGAAGGCACTCGACATTAAGGAAAAGGTCAAGCAGTCCGGCATCATCTCGATCACGCTTGATGGAACGGATGCCGTTCGAACTACAGCAACGGTCAATACCGTTGCGCGTATCTACGTGCAGCGCAATGTAGACCGGAAGTCGGCACAGGCCGAGCAGATGCTCAGCTTTCTCGGTGAGCAACTTCCCCAGTTGAGAGGAGATCTCGACAAAGCCGAACAGCGTTACAACGCCTTCCGGGCGCAGCACGGAACCGTCGATCTGGAGGCGGAAGGCAAGCTTTTGCTGCAGTCGATTGTCGATACCAACGCAAAACTGATCGAGCTGAAACAGCAGCGCTCACTGCTAGTACAACGCTTTACCGCAGTACACCCGTCCGTGGCAGCGATTGATGCGCAGATCGGCGAGCTTCAACAGCAGCAGAACACGTTCGACCGTAAAGTCGTTGCGATGCCCGACATCCAGCAGCAAGCGCTGCGGCTGATGCGCGACGTACAGGTCAACACAGACCTGTACACCAAACTTCTTGATAGCACGCAACAACTGCGGGTGTTGAAGGCCGGACAGTTGGGCAATGTACGTGCCGTCGACTATGCCGTTGTTGCGGAAATGCCGGTCAAGCCCAGGAAGGCGCTTGTGATTGTCTTGTCAACCGTCTTCGGTCTATTGCTGGGATGCACGATTGCATTCGTAAGACGCGTGCTCAATCGCGGTCTTGAGAGCCCGGCGGAAATCGAGCGCGCGGTTGACGTACCGGTGTACGCAATCATTTCGCGCAGCGAGCGTCAACTGACGTTGCAGCAGTCGCCTCGCAGAGGTGTGTCCGGCCCCCGCGTGCTGGCCGCGGCCTTCCCCGAAGATATCGCCGTGGAGGGTATCCGGAGCCTGCGTACGGCGCTGCAGTTCGGCATTCTGAAGCCCGACAACAACATCGTGATGCTCACGGGGCCGCGGCCCGGTGTCGGCAAGTCGTTCCTTTCGGTCAATCTGGCGACCGTGCTTGCAGCGACAGGAAAGCGGGTATTGCTCGTCGATGCAGACATGCGTCGCGGCAACGTTCACACCTATTTCGAACTACCGCGTAAGCCGGGCCTCTCCGACGTGATAGGCGGTATCGAGCCTGACAAGGCGATTCATCGCCAGGTTCTGCCCAATCTCGACGTTCTCATGAGCGGGACGGTTCCGTCGAGTCCGGCTGAACTGTTGATGAGCGAGCGCTTCGCCCAGGTACTGGCGCAGTTCGGCAAGGGATACGACGTGGTCATTGTGGATTCGCCGCCGGTCCTGGCGGTAACCGATCCGGTCCTGATTGGGAAGCACGCCGGCGCAACATTGCTCGTCATGCGTCATGGCCGTCATTCTGCAGCGGAACTAGGTGAAACGACACGCCAGTTGAACAGTGCGGGTGTAACGGTGAACGGCATCCTGTTGACCGACGTGCCGCAACGTGCCAGCAGTTACGGCGCGTTCTCGGAATACGAAGCGAAGAAGGATGAATCTTGA